GGGAGGCACAGAGGTGTTTCTTCAGCTGGACAGCTCTCCATTACCACTTAGGAATTGCTGCTGAGGGGCTTAGAGGTGTATGTACATCCTcaccttgttttgttttttcaaacaaattaaacattgtctctttttttaataaatattgaaaGAGATGTGCACAGCAATGGCTACCTACATACATTTTTCTAGACTTGTAACAAGGAATGTGATTGGTTTCAAGTATTTCATGGATGTGAAAATGTAACAGGGAATTAAAAGACTTgctattaaaattaatatttagaaaaaaacgTTGCTGGCTGGCTAAATGTAAGGCAAGGCCCTCATGAATGAAGAGCACAAATCAAACCTTGGGCAATAACCAGAACTGATAAATGTATTGGGTCTTGTGTTTtggtattttgtgtttgggttggttttggttttgttttgttttttttttgatttttttttttgtttttttctaaggCAGCTTggcattattttaattacttaatGAATGTTGTATTTAAACATTGAATTAAAGCACCGTCGATTACGTGTCTGTCGTCTCTTCCCCCCGTCTCACCGCTTACTGCGCTGTCCCTTGAGGAGGCAGAGTTCTGCCGGAGTTTTccagggtttttatttttcccagtcCGCTCCCTGCTGCCGCGTTATAAAGGCGGAGCCGGGGCAGGCTGAGCCCGGAACGGagctggggtggggctgggagagcggggccgggcggagcCGGCGGAGCGCCCGCCCCTCTGGGTGCGAGTTGGCGGACGGGAAGCGGCATGGCTCCCGGCGTGGAGCTGGGCttcgcggcggcggcggagggcgCGGGCGGTGCCTGGCGGCTGCACAGCACCTACTTCCCCAGCAAGGTCGGGGGGCGGCCGGCGTGGCTGGGCGAGGCCGGGCTGCCGGGCCCCGCCGCTCTGCGCTGCGGccgctgccagcagccctgcgccttcctgctccagctgtacGCGCCGCTGCCCGGCCGCGCCGACGCCTTCCACCGCACCCTCTTCGTGTTCGCCTGCCGCGGCGCCGCCTGCTACGGCCTGgcgggcccgggcgggcccTTCCGCGGTGAGGCGCGGGGGCGCTGGGAGGGACGGGGCGAGGGCCGCCGGCCGCCGCCCCGCTGACCGGCGCGTCTTCCCGCAGTGTTCCGGAGCCAGCTGCCGCGGCGGAACGACACGTACCCCGAGGAGCCGCCCCCCGAGGAGccgcccccgggcccggcccccgcgCCCCCGCGGCGCCTGGGCAGCGGCGCCGCGCTGTGCCGCGTGTGCGGCTGCCTCGGGCCGCGCTGCtgcgggcgctgccgccgcgcCGCCTACTGCGGGCCCGAGCACCAGGCGCTGGACTGGCGGCGCGGGCACCGCCGCTCCTGCGGGCAGCACGCCGCCGGAGGTGGGTCCGCGCACACCGCCATCGGGGGCCTCTGCAACGGGAACTGACACCCGTGCCAGCTGTGGTTAATGCTGCACCGAGCTGCCGAGCCGCAGCTCCTGAGCTCTTAAATGCCGCTGCTAGCACTGTTTGGTCTGCCTTCCACGCCACTTGGATTTACAGAGGTTCAAAGCAACAGGACGCCTGTTGCAGGTTTCCGCTGTCCTTAACATAACAGTGTTTCTTACCTTCAGGTCAGGTCTAGCAGTGATGTAAATCTTTCTTGCTCATGCAATGCTTCTGCTATGTAATTTGCTGTGTAGCTTTTGGGGAGAAGGACGTGAAATACGAGATGATGTTGTGAAGTGGTGTCTGTCTTCTGTTTTCTAGATGACTTGGCAAATGCAATTCCAGAGCATAACGAATTCCTTTTTCCGGAATATGAAATTTTGATAGAACCTGAGGAACCAGAACTTCCTGCTGACAGCACTGATGATGAACAAGGAGCTGAAGGTACATCAAAGGATGCAAAAGAACAAGAAGAACTTGGaggtgcaggcactgcaggtCAGAAATAACGTGCTGCCTGTAATTCTTCCTGGTTATGCCTGTTATCACATCTTTAAAATATCAACTACTGTGCACATTTAGCCTTTTTTCACCAGAAGTTTACAAGGAACACTTAAAAATCAGTCATTTGCAGTGCTAGTTTGTTGTAGACATCCCATAATATAAGTTGCTTTTCTGGGAGAGACTTACTAAGCTCTGACCCCAGGAGCTGTTGAAGCAGCTGTtgcactgtgtccctgtgtgcttcCAGTAGGTCAGGAACATCTC
Above is a genomic segment from Zonotrichia leucophrys gambelii isolate GWCS_2022_RI chromosome 3, RI_Zleu_2.0, whole genome shotgun sequence containing:
- the PDCD2 gene encoding programmed cell death protein 2, whose translation is MAPGVELGFAAAAEGAGGAWRLHSTYFPSKVGGRPAWLGEAGLPGPAALRCGRCQQPCAFLLQLYAPLPGRADAFHRTLFVFACRGAACYGLAGPGGPFRVFRSQLPRRNDTYPEEPPPEEPPPGPAPAPPRRLGSGAALCRVCGCLGPRCCGRCRRAAYCGPEHQALDWRRGHRRSCGQHAAGDDLANAIPEHNEFLFPEYEILIEPEEPELPADSTDDEQGAEGTSKDAKEQEELGGAGTADGAFQSLDEEALEAMAKHETAEEKIFQMFKKRVAGEPEQIIRYCRGGEGPLWVSGENRPEEKDIPNCVCGAKRIFEFQIMPQLLNHLQVDSLGESIDWGTLVVYTCADSCGGESAYLEEFIWKQDYSMGCTL